The following coding sequences lie in one Paracidovorax avenae genomic window:
- the uvrA gene encoding excinuclease ABC subunit UvrA: MTQGLIRIHGARQHNLKNLDLDIRTGELTVVTGPSGSGKSSLVFDTLYAEGQRRYVETFSAYARQFLDRMDKPAVDKVEGVPPAIAIDQTNPVRSSRSTVGTMTEINDHLKLLFARAAQLFDRQTAQPVRHDTPDTIYAELQRRCAEAGDPRVVLTFPVELPAHTSAEQVEQWLSASGFTKVQAEREVGTPTGPRKVLDVVADRFRLGNAERARVVEAIEVALKRGTGRLNVYRLHEEGEPELWRFSTGLHCPDSDLRYAEPIPSMFSFNSAVGACESCRGFGRVIGVDYGLVIPNDRLTLRAGAIKTIQTPAWKEAQDDLMRHAEAAGIPRDTPWYKLTEEQKRWVIDGTPGYKDGNWNKQWYGIRRFFEYLESKAYKMHIRVLLSKYRSYTPCPTCGGARLKTESLLWRVGSKDDADAVLEPSRRFMPQGVAWNRAQLEALPGLTLHDLMLLPIERLRRFFARMALPEGDAGAGGDAQALKLLHEEITTRLKYLCDVGIGYLTLDRQSRTLSGGEVQRINLTTALGTSLVNTLFVLDEPSIGLHPRDMHRITEAMLRLRDAGNTLVVVEHDPAVMLAADRMIDMGPGPGERGGQIVFDGTTADLRRADTLTGVYLGGRRQIGAGVKRMVAASTPRLILEGAREHNLRDVSVEFPLQRLVTVTGVSGSGKSTLIQDVLAPALLRHFGKATESPGMHDRLLGAEQLGDVVFVDQSPIGKTARSNPVSYVGAWDAIRELFAVAPLSRQRGYTAAKFSFNSGDGRCPTCGGSGFEHVEMQFLSDVYLRCPDCDGKRYRPEILEVTIERGGRAVNVADVLELTVSEAAQAFAQDRDVIRALQPIVDVGLEYVKLGQPVPTLSGGEAQRLKLAGFLAEAARSASSSRQPLAKKGTLFLFDEPTTGLHFDDIAKLMRALRKLLDAGHSLIVIEHNLDVIRASDWLIDLGPEGGDGGGLVVAEGTPEDVRRHPTSHTGAALRDYELALGEGGHSVHEKAAALRREQRGALAQEGVAARNAIEIVNAKEHNLKNLSVDIPRGKFNVVTGVSGSGKSTLAFDILFNEGQRRYLESLNAYARSIVQPAGRPEVDAVYGIPPTVAIEQRLSRGGRKSTVGTTTEVWHFLRLLYVKLGVQHCIHDGAPVQPQTADSIAAQLLTHFKGQHIGLLAPLVVNRKGVYTELADWARPRGYTHLRVDGNFLPTTGFPRIDRFKEHTIELPVASLDVAPAQESELRAALARALELGKGVVHVLSGLAGLKEAMAAGQSTAGIGTLQAFSTKRACPVCATSYAELDPRLFSYNSKHGWCPDCVGTGVKLTKEQRKVFDDSVQDDKDRGREQTFAEPEAEDVADTVCPSCQGTRLNPVARAVLFAGTPVTEVARLSVAEVRQWIDGLQLSGREAEIARDLVPEIRSRLEFLEEVGLSYLTLDRGAPTLSGGEAQRIRLAAQLGSNLQGVCYVLDEPTIGLHARDNQILLNALHKLGDKGNTLVVVEHDEDTIRRADHIIDIGPSAGKRGGRLVAQGTVEDIAAAEDSQTGRYLLHAMRHPLQARRSMQPSEVDPETVALAQPVNAPAGRQSAAARKRAAQAAALQADALEDARGRAAIRWLTVRGASLHNLQNVTATVPLHRLVAVTGVSGSGKSTLARDVLLANVQAWVQQRSTKAGRDAMDAGKAPPLAGCTGLAGFETIDRVLEVDQTPIGKTPRSCPATYIGFWDTIRKLFAETLEAKARGYAAGRFSFNTGEGRCPVCEGQGIRTIAMSFLPDVKVPCEACHGARFNPETLAVTWRGKSIGDVLQMEVDEAVEFFASMPSIAHPLQLLKDVGLGYLTLGQPSPTLSGGEAQRIKLVTELTKVRDEVGRRGQKAPHTLYVLDEPTVGLHMADVHKLIRVLHRLVDGGHSVVVIEHDLDVIAEADWIIDLGPEGGKDGGRIVAAATPEEVVRLGTHTGRAIAPVLARGD, from the coding sequence ATGACCCAGGGCCTGATCCGCATCCATGGCGCGCGCCAGCACAATCTGAAGAACCTGGATCTCGACATCCGCACGGGCGAACTCACGGTGGTGACCGGCCCCAGCGGCTCGGGCAAGTCCAGCCTGGTGTTCGACACGCTCTACGCGGAAGGCCAGCGCCGCTACGTGGAAACCTTCAGCGCCTACGCGCGCCAGTTCCTCGACCGGATGGACAAGCCGGCCGTGGACAAGGTGGAGGGCGTGCCCCCGGCCATCGCCATCGACCAGACCAATCCGGTGCGCTCGTCCCGCTCGACCGTGGGCACGATGACGGAGATCAACGACCACCTGAAGCTGCTGTTCGCGCGTGCTGCCCAGCTCTTCGACCGGCAGACGGCGCAGCCGGTGCGCCACGACACGCCGGACACCATCTATGCCGAACTGCAGCGCCGCTGCGCGGAGGCGGGCGATCCGCGCGTGGTGCTCACCTTCCCGGTCGAGCTGCCGGCCCATACGTCGGCCGAGCAGGTGGAGCAGTGGCTTTCCGCCAGCGGGTTCACGAAGGTGCAGGCCGAGCGCGAGGTCGGTACGCCCACGGGCCCCCGCAAGGTACTCGATGTGGTGGCCGACCGTTTCCGGCTCGGCAATGCCGAACGCGCCCGCGTGGTCGAGGCGATCGAGGTCGCGCTCAAGCGCGGGACGGGGCGGCTGAACGTCTACCGGCTGCACGAAGAGGGCGAGCCGGAGCTGTGGCGCTTCTCCACCGGCCTGCACTGCCCGGACAGCGACCTGCGCTATGCCGAGCCCATCCCGTCGATGTTCTCCTTCAATTCCGCCGTGGGCGCCTGCGAGTCCTGCCGCGGCTTCGGGCGGGTGATCGGCGTGGACTACGGCCTGGTGATTCCCAACGACCGGCTGACGCTGCGCGCCGGCGCGATCAAGACCATCCAGACGCCGGCCTGGAAGGAGGCGCAGGACGACCTCATGCGCCATGCGGAGGCCGCGGGCATCCCGCGCGACACGCCCTGGTACAAGCTCACGGAAGAGCAGAAGCGCTGGGTGATCGACGGCACGCCGGGCTACAAGGACGGTAACTGGAACAAGCAGTGGTACGGCATCCGGCGCTTTTTCGAGTACCTGGAGAGCAAGGCCTACAAGATGCACATCCGGGTGCTGCTGTCCAAGTACCGCAGCTACACGCCATGCCCGACCTGCGGCGGTGCGCGCCTGAAGACCGAGAGCCTGCTGTGGCGGGTGGGAAGCAAGGACGATGCCGATGCCGTGCTCGAGCCGTCCCGGCGCTTCATGCCGCAGGGCGTGGCATGGAACCGTGCCCAGCTGGAGGCGCTGCCCGGCCTCACCCTGCACGACCTGATGCTGCTGCCCATCGAGCGGCTGCGCCGTTTCTTCGCGCGCATGGCGCTGCCGGAAGGCGATGCCGGCGCCGGGGGCGATGCGCAGGCCCTGAAGCTGCTGCACGAGGAAATCACCACGCGCCTGAAGTACCTGTGCGACGTGGGTATCGGCTACCTCACGCTGGACCGCCAGAGCCGCACGCTCTCGGGCGGCGAGGTGCAGCGCATCAACCTGACCACGGCGCTGGGCACTTCGCTGGTCAACACGCTGTTCGTGCTGGACGAGCCCAGCATCGGCCTGCACCCGCGCGACATGCACCGCATCACCGAGGCCATGCTGCGCCTGCGCGATGCGGGCAATACGCTGGTGGTGGTGGAGCACGACCCGGCCGTGATGCTGGCGGCCGACCGCATGATCGACATGGGCCCGGGCCCGGGCGAGCGCGGCGGGCAGATCGTGTTCGACGGCACCACGGCCGACCTGCGCCGCGCCGATACGCTGACGGGCGTGTACCTGGGCGGGCGCCGGCAGATCGGCGCGGGCGTGAAGCGGATGGTGGCGGCGTCCACGCCTCGCCTGATCCTGGAGGGTGCGCGCGAGCACAACCTGCGGGACGTGTCGGTGGAGTTCCCGCTGCAGCGGCTGGTCACCGTCACCGGTGTGTCGGGCTCGGGCAAATCGACCCTGATCCAGGACGTGCTCGCGCCCGCGCTGCTGCGGCATTTCGGCAAGGCGACCGAATCGCCCGGCATGCACGACCGGCTGCTGGGCGCCGAGCAGCTGGGCGACGTGGTGTTCGTGGACCAGTCGCCCATCGGAAAGACGGCGCGCTCCAACCCCGTGAGCTACGTCGGCGCGTGGGATGCCATTCGCGAGTTGTTCGCCGTGGCGCCGCTGTCGCGCCAGCGCGGCTACACCGCGGCCAAGTTCAGCTTCAACTCGGGCGACGGGCGCTGCCCGACCTGCGGCGGCTCGGGCTTCGAGCATGTGGAGATGCAGTTCCTCTCCGACGTCTATCTGCGCTGCCCCGATTGCGACGGCAAGCGCTACCGGCCGGAGATCCTGGAGGTGACGATCGAGCGCGGCGGGCGCGCGGTCAATGTGGCCGATGTGCTGGAGCTCACCGTGAGCGAGGCCGCGCAGGCTTTCGCGCAGGACCGCGACGTGATCCGCGCGCTGCAGCCCATCGTCGATGTGGGACTGGAATACGTGAAGCTCGGCCAGCCCGTGCCAACGCTCTCCGGCGGCGAGGCGCAGCGGCTCAAGCTCGCGGGCTTCCTGGCCGAGGCCGCCAGGAGCGCCAGCAGCAGCCGCCAGCCACTCGCGAAGAAGGGCACGTTGTTCCTCTTCGACGAGCCCACCACCGGGCTGCACTTCGACGACATCGCCAAGCTCATGCGCGCGCTGCGCAAGCTGCTCGATGCCGGGCATTCGCTGATCGTGATCGAGCACAACCTGGACGTGATCCGCGCCAGCGACTGGCTGATCGACCTGGGGCCCGAAGGCGGCGACGGCGGCGGCCTGGTGGTGGCCGAGGGCACGCCCGAGGACGTGCGTCGGCATCCGACGTCGCACACCGGCGCCGCGCTGCGCGACTATGAACTCGCGCTGGGCGAGGGGGGCCATTCGGTGCATGAAAAGGCCGCGGCGCTGCGCAGGGAGCAGCGCGGCGCGCTGGCGCAGGAGGGCGTGGCGGCCAGGAACGCCATCGAGATCGTCAACGCCAAGGAGCACAACCTGAAGAACCTGTCGGTGGACATTCCGCGCGGCAAGTTCAATGTGGTGACCGGCGTGTCGGGCTCGGGCAAATCGACGCTGGCCTTCGACATCCTGTTCAACGAAGGGCAGCGCCGCTACCTGGAATCGCTCAATGCCTATGCGCGCAGCATCGTGCAGCCGGCCGGCCGGCCCGAGGTGGATGCGGTCTATGGCATTCCGCCCACGGTGGCGATCGAGCAGCGGCTGTCGCGCGGTGGCCGCAAGAGCACGGTGGGCACGACCACCGAGGTCTGGCATTTCCTGCGCCTGCTGTACGTGAAGCTGGGCGTGCAGCACTGCATCCACGACGGTGCCCCGGTGCAGCCGCAGACGGCCGACAGCATCGCCGCGCAGTTGCTCACGCATTTCAAGGGCCAGCACATCGGCCTGCTGGCGCCGCTGGTGGTCAACCGCAAGGGGGTCTATACCGAACTGGCCGACTGGGCACGCCCGCGCGGTTACACGCACCTGCGGGTGGACGGCAACTTCCTGCCGACCACGGGCTTTCCGCGGATCGACCGCTTCAAGGAGCACACCATCGAGCTGCCCGTGGCCAGCCTGGACGTGGCGCCCGCGCAGGAGTCCGAACTGCGCGCAGCGCTGGCCCGTGCGCTGGAGCTGGGCAAGGGCGTGGTCCACGTGCTGAGCGGCCTCGCCGGCCTGAAGGAAGCCATGGCCGCCGGGCAGTCCACCGCCGGCATCGGCACACTGCAGGCCTTTTCCACCAAGCGCGCCTGCCCGGTCTGCGCCACCAGCTACGCCGAGCTGGATCCGCGCCTCTTCTCGTACAACAGCAAGCACGGCTGGTGCCCCGACTGCGTGGGCACGGGCGTAAAGCTCACGAAGGAGCAGCGCAAGGTCTTCGACGATTCGGTGCAGGACGACAAGGACCGGGGCCGCGAGCAGACCTTCGCCGAACCCGAGGCCGAGGACGTGGCCGACACCGTGTGCCCCAGCTGCCAGGGCACGCGCCTCAACCCCGTGGCGCGGGCCGTGCTGTTCGCCGGCACGCCGGTGACCGAGGTGGCGCGCCTGTCGGTGGCCGAGGTGCGGCAATGGATCGACGGCCTGCAGCTTTCGGGCCGCGAGGCCGAGATCGCGCGCGACCTGGTGCCGGAGATCAGGAGCCGGCTCGAGTTCCTGGAAGAGGTGGGCCTGTCGTATCTCACGCTGGACCGGGGCGCTCCCACGCTCTCGGGCGGCGAGGCGCAGCGCATCCGGCTCGCCGCGCAGCTGGGCAGCAACCTGCAGGGCGTGTGCTACGTGCTGGACGAGCCCACCATCGGCCTGCATGCGCGCGACAACCAGATCCTGCTGAACGCGCTGCACAAGCTGGGCGACAAGGGCAATACCCTGGTGGTGGTGGAGCACGACGAGGACACCATCCGCCGAGCCGATCACATCATCGACATCGGCCCGAGCGCGGGCAAGCGCGGCGGACGGCTGGTGGCCCAGGGCACGGTGGAGGACATCGCCGCTGCGGAGGATTCGCAGACCGGCCGCTACCTGCTGCATGCCATGCGCCATCCGCTGCAGGCGCGGCGCAGCATGCAGCCCTCCGAGGTGGACCCCGAAACCGTCGCGCTGGCCCAGCCCGTGAATGCACCTGCCGGCCGCCAGAGCGCCGCAGCCAGGAAGCGGGCTGCGCAGGCCGCGGCCCTGCAAGCCGATGCGCTGGAGGATGCGAGGGGGCGCGCCGCCATCCGCTGGTTGACGGTGCGCGGCGCCAGCCTGCACAACCTGCAGAACGTGACGGCCACCGTGCCGCTGCATCGCCTCGTGGCTGTCACGGGCGTCAGCGGATCGGGCAAGTCGACGCTGGCGCGGGACGTGCTGCTGGCCAATGTGCAGGCCTGGGTGCAGCAGCGCTCCACCAAGGCCGGGCGCGACGCCATGGATGCCGGCAAGGCGCCGCCGCTGGCCGGCTGCACGGGCCTGGCGGGCTTCGAGACCATCGACCGCGTGCTGGAGGTGGACCAGACGCCCATCGGCAAGACGCCGCGCAGCTGCCCGGCCACCTACATCGGTTTCTGGGACACCATCCGCAAGCTCTTCGCCGAGACGCTGGAGGCCAAGGCCCGCGGTTATGCAGCCGGGCGCTTTTCCTTCAACACGGGCGAGGGCCGCTGCCCGGTCTGCGAGGGCCAGGGCATCCGCACCATCGCCATGAGCTTCCTGCCCGACGTGAAGGTGCCCTGCGAGGCCTGCCACGGTGCGCGCTTCAACCCGGAGACGCTGGCCGTGACCTGGCGCGGCAAGAGCATCGGCGACGTCCTGCAGATGGAGGTGGACGAGGCGGTGGAGTTCTTCGCCAGCATGCCCAGCATCGCGCATCCGCTGCAGTTGCTGAAGGACGTGGGCCTGGGTTACCTCACGCTGGGCCAGCCCAGCCCCACGCTGTCTGGCGGCGAGGCGCAGCGCATCAAGCTGGTGACCGAACTCACCAAGGTGCGCGACGAGGTCGGACGGCGCGGGCAGAAGGCGCCGCACACCCTCTACGTGCTGGACGAACCCACCGTGGGCCTGCACATGGCCGACGTGCACAAGCTCATCCGCGTGCTGCATCGCCTGGTCGACGGCGGCCACAGCGTGGTGGTGATCGAACACGACCTCGACGTGATCGCCGAGGCCGACTGGATCATCGACCTGGGACCCGAGGGCGGCAAGGACGGCGGCCGCATCGTGGCAGCCGCCACGCCCGAGGAGGTGGTGCGCCTGGGCACCCACACGGGCCGTGCGATCGCGCCCGTGCTGGCGCGCGGCGACTAG
- a CDS encoding porin has product MQKTHRLALAALALLGSTAAFAQSSVTLYGRVNTSVEHSKVGDLSQSGVNNNASRFGFKGVEDLGGGLKAGFQLESGFDSSTGAAAQQFFGRQSEVNLSGGFGMVRLGNWTPESYYAIADYGVQDQPNHDTGNFSNQLYTSVAFGKTNKVGYRTPMLGGFWAEATVSMHERAARTNPFGVNAGTKNAYDVAANWEGGNLAFGAGYAKLGDNWDAGVRGHYTMGPVQLGAYYQRNDYELVGTRNSVGIAAQYAFGASEVVANYIWASKWNNVADSGAQQLILGYNYNLSKRTKVYAAYTYVKNKSAANYAYGFVNGTNTLATGADPRTFGLGVRHNF; this is encoded by the coding sequence ATGCAAAAGACCCATCGTCTGGCTCTCGCCGCCTTGGCCCTTCTGGGCAGCACCGCCGCATTTGCGCAAAGCAGCGTGACGCTGTACGGCCGCGTCAACACCAGCGTCGAACATTCCAAGGTGGGTGATCTGTCGCAGTCCGGTGTGAACAACAACGCGTCCCGCTTCGGTTTCAAGGGCGTGGAAGACCTGGGCGGTGGCCTGAAGGCTGGCTTCCAGCTGGAAAGCGGTTTCGACAGCTCCACCGGCGCAGCCGCACAGCAGTTCTTCGGCCGCCAGAGCGAAGTGAACCTGTCCGGTGGCTTCGGTATGGTCCGCCTCGGCAACTGGACGCCTGAGTCGTACTACGCCATCGCCGACTATGGCGTGCAGGACCAGCCCAACCACGACACCGGCAACTTCTCCAACCAGCTGTACACCTCGGTGGCCTTCGGCAAGACCAACAAGGTCGGCTATCGCACCCCCATGCTGGGCGGCTTCTGGGCTGAAGCCACGGTCAGCATGCACGAGCGCGCCGCTCGCACGAACCCCTTCGGCGTGAACGCAGGCACCAAGAACGCCTATGACGTCGCTGCCAACTGGGAAGGCGGCAACCTGGCCTTCGGCGCTGGCTACGCCAAGCTGGGCGACAACTGGGACGCCGGCGTGCGCGGCCACTACACGATGGGCCCCGTGCAGCTCGGCGCCTACTACCAGCGCAACGACTACGAGCTGGTGGGTACCCGCAACTCGGTGGGCATCGCTGCCCAGTACGCCTTCGGCGCTTCGGAAGTGGTGGCCAACTACATCTGGGCCAGCAAGTGGAACAACGTGGCTGACTCCGGCGCTCAGCAGCTGATCCTGGGCTACAACTACAACCTGAGCAAGCGCACCAAGGTGTACGCTGCCTACACGTACGTCAAGAACAAGTCCGCTGCCAACTACGCCTATGGCTTCGTGAACGGCACGAACACGCTGGCTACGGGTGCCGATCCCCGCACGTTCGGTCTCGGCGTTCGCCATAACTTCTGA
- a CDS encoding MFS transporter, protein MATNVAPRPMSPEERKVILASSLGTVFEWYDFYLYGSLAAIIAKQFFSGLDAGSAFIFALLAFAAGFIVRPFGALVFGRLGDMIGRKYTFLVTILIMGLSTFIVGVLPTYASIGVAAPVILIVLRMLQGLALGGEYGGAATYVAEHAPQGKRGAYTSWIQTTATMGLFLSLLVILGTRTAMGEQAFTDWGWRIPFLVSILLLGVSLWIRLSLSESPAFQRMKAEGKTSKAPLRESFGEWKNLKIVILALIGLTAGQAVVWYTGQFYALFFLTQQLKVDAVTANLMIAAALLIGTPFFVVFGALSDRIGRKPIIMLGCVLAVLTYFPVFKALTEAANPDLAAAQAKNKVVIVADPAECSFQFNPTGTAKFTSSCDVAKQVLAASSVSYDNEAAPAGTPAVIRIGQTTIPSYAARGLSADEAKAKDAAFKKAVAETLKADGYPSKADPAKMNKVMMIVILTYLVLLVTMVYGPIAAMLVEMFPTRIRYTSMSLPYHIGNGWFGGLLPTMSFAIVAQTGNMYNGLWYPIIIAGITAIIGTLFIRETKDVDIYAGD, encoded by the coding sequence ATGGCTACCAACGTCGCTCCCCGGCCCATGTCGCCGGAAGAAAGAAAAGTCATCCTGGCCTCGTCGCTGGGCACCGTTTTCGAATGGTATGACTTCTACCTGTACGGTTCGCTCGCGGCCATCATCGCCAAGCAGTTCTTCAGCGGGCTGGACGCGGGCTCCGCGTTCATCTTCGCGTTGCTGGCCTTCGCCGCGGGCTTCATCGTGCGGCCCTTCGGCGCCCTGGTGTTCGGGCGGCTGGGCGACATGATCGGGCGCAAGTACACCTTCCTGGTCACCATCCTGATCATGGGCCTGTCCACCTTCATCGTGGGCGTCTTGCCGACCTATGCCAGCATCGGCGTGGCCGCCCCGGTGATCCTGATCGTGCTGCGCATGCTGCAGGGCCTGGCCCTGGGCGGCGAGTACGGCGGTGCCGCGACCTATGTGGCCGAGCATGCGCCGCAGGGCAAGCGCGGCGCCTATACCTCGTGGATCCAGACCACCGCCACGATGGGCCTGTTCCTGTCGCTGCTGGTCATCCTGGGCACCCGCACCGCCATGGGCGAGCAGGCCTTCACCGACTGGGGCTGGCGCATTCCGTTCCTCGTCTCCATCCTGCTGCTGGGCGTGTCGCTGTGGATCCGGCTCTCGCTGTCGGAGTCTCCCGCCTTCCAGCGCATGAAGGCCGAGGGCAAGACCTCCAAGGCGCCGCTGCGCGAATCGTTCGGGGAATGGAAGAACCTGAAGATCGTGATCCTGGCGCTGATCGGCCTCACCGCCGGCCAGGCCGTGGTCTGGTACACGGGCCAGTTCTATGCGCTCTTCTTCCTGACGCAGCAGCTCAAGGTGGACGCCGTCACGGCCAACCTGATGATCGCCGCCGCCCTGCTGATCGGCACGCCGTTCTTCGTCGTCTTCGGCGCACTCTCCGACCGGATCGGCCGCAAGCCCATCATCATGCTGGGCTGCGTGCTGGCCGTGCTCACGTATTTCCCCGTCTTCAAGGCGCTGACCGAAGCCGCCAACCCCGACCTGGCCGCCGCTCAGGCGAAGAACAAGGTGGTGATCGTGGCTGACCCGGCCGAGTGCTCGTTCCAGTTCAACCCGACCGGCACGGCCAAGTTCACCAGCTCCTGCGACGTCGCCAAGCAGGTGCTGGCCGCCAGCTCGGTGAGCTATGACAACGAAGCCGCGCCGGCCGGCACGCCCGCGGTGATCAGGATCGGCCAGACCACCATCCCGAGCTACGCCGCCCGCGGCCTGTCCGCCGACGAAGCCAAGGCCAAGGACGCCGCCTTCAAGAAGGCCGTGGCCGAGACGCTGAAGGCCGACGGCTATCCCTCCAAGGCCGACCCCGCCAAGATGAACAAGGTGATGATGATCGTCATCCTGACCTATCTGGTGCTGCTGGTGACCATGGTGTATGGCCCGATCGCGGCGATGCTGGTGGAGATGTTCCCGACGCGCATCCGCTACACCTCGATGAGCCTGCCCTACCACATCGGCAACGGCTGGTTCGGCGGCCTGCTGCCCACCATGTCGTTCGCCATCGTGGCGCAGACGGGCAACATGTACAACGGCCTCTGGTATCCCATCATCATCGCGGGCATCACGGCCATCATCGGCACGCTGTTCATCCGCGAAACCAAGGACGTGGACATCTACGCGGGCGATTGA
- a CDS encoding FmdB family transcriptional regulator: MAISSISSSRLQGVQAPGAQDPAGTQALLAQVLMALLEGLLQKLTKHRQAQPSEQGGSTASGEGNRSGGSGSGGGSGSPSGAAPSAAPAPAAAPASGSTPAASGSGDAPPVATGDLGSKSVDEAQGKVHPKFLPVLRGDEQQQDAKVRTQADFGRAVDETAREYGLDPSVFRAQLQSESGAFTQGFRKAMQHEGDLDRAGDNNTSIGLGQISRKFMDGREWSADGPGNSRVGGQKVPSEQYEKSVTVQLRMAASNMAQRIADHGGLKQGLSYYVSGDANPANPKAQEYLQHINEALRNPEVTNPGR, from the coding sequence ATGGCTATTTCATCGATCTCCTCCTCGCGGCTCCAGGGCGTCCAGGCGCCTGGTGCGCAGGACCCCGCCGGCACCCAGGCCCTGCTCGCGCAGGTGCTGATGGCACTGCTCGAAGGCCTGCTCCAGAAGCTGACCAAGCATCGCCAGGCGCAACCTTCCGAACAGGGCGGCAGCACGGCTTCCGGCGAAGGCAACCGCAGCGGCGGCAGCGGCAGCGGCGGTGGTAGCGGCAGTCCGTCCGGCGCCGCGCCATCGGCAGCCCCGGCACCGGCCGCCGCTCCCGCCTCCGGCTCCACACCCGCGGCCTCCGGCTCCGGCGACGCCCCACCCGTGGCAACCGGCGACCTCGGATCGAAGAGCGTGGACGAGGCCCAGGGCAAGGTCCATCCCAAATTCCTGCCGGTGCTGCGCGGCGACGAGCAGCAACAGGACGCCAAAGTCCGGACGCAGGCCGACTTCGGCCGTGCGGTGGACGAGACCGCCAGGGAATACGGCCTGGACCCCAGCGTCTTCCGCGCCCAGCTGCAGTCGGAGTCGGGGGCCTTCACCCAGGGCTTCCGCAAGGCGATGCAGCACGAGGGCGACCTCGACCGCGCCGGCGACAACAACACCTCGATCGGCCTGGGCCAGATCTCCCGCAAGTTCATGGACGGCCGCGAATGGTCCGCCGACGGCCCTGGCAACAGCCGCGTCGGCGGCCAGAAGGTGCCTTCCGAGCAGTACGAGAAGAGCGTGACCGTGCAACTGCGGATGGCGGCCTCCAACATGGCGCAGCGCATCGCGGACCACGGCGGCCTGAAGCAGGGGCTGTCCTACTACGTCTCGGGCGATGCCAATCCCGCCAACCCCAAGGCGCAGGAATACCTCCAGCACATCAACGAGGCGCTGCGCAACCCCGAGGTGACGAACCCGGGCCGCTGA
- a CDS encoding ABC transporter substrate-binding protein: MAHSWQTTGAALALAAASLFSPAAWSQLLVGQTAGFTGPVSSGVQETTEGAKLYIDAVNARGGVNGQKVELVSLDDKFDPTLAQANARKLIEEQNVLAMFLTRGTPHTEAIIPLLDKFDVPLVAPSTGAMVLHRPVRRHVFNVRAPYQREAEKAITHLASMGISRIAVVITDDSFGADGLAGALKGFEAAKLKPVLEERFDRTKPDFSAIAPKLVQAQAQAVLMVASGAATAEGYAAFRAAGSSAQLVTLSNNASSGFARSLGANARGVIVTQVFPNERATNYPLVREAHELAKARGKEVSPAMLEGMAAAKVLVEGLRRAGSKPTRERLQAALEGIQKFDIGGLEVNFSPEDHTGLDFADLSIIGTDGKFRR, translated from the coding sequence ATGGCCCATTCCTGGCAGACCACCGGCGCCGCCCTGGCCCTCGCGGCCGCTTCCCTGTTCTCCCCGGCCGCCTGGAGCCAGCTGCTGGTGGGGCAGACGGCCGGCTTCACCGGCCCGGTCTCGTCCGGAGTGCAGGAAACCACCGAAGGCGCGAAGCTCTACATTGACGCGGTGAACGCGCGGGGCGGCGTGAACGGGCAGAAGGTCGAACTCGTCTCGCTCGACGACAAGTTCGATCCCACCCTGGCGCAGGCCAACGCGCGCAAGCTCATCGAGGAGCAGAACGTGCTCGCGATGTTCCTCACGCGCGGAACGCCCCACACGGAAGCCATCATCCCCCTGCTCGACAAATTCGACGTGCCCCTGGTGGCCCCTTCCACGGGCGCGATGGTGCTGCACCGCCCCGTCCGCCGCCATGTCTTCAACGTACGCGCGCCCTACCAGCGCGAGGCCGAGAAAGCCATCACCCACCTGGCGTCGATGGGCATTTCCCGGATCGCGGTGGTCATCACCGACGACAGCTTCGGCGCCGACGGGCTCGCCGGCGCGCTCAAGGGCTTCGAGGCCGCGAAGCTCAAGCCCGTGCTGGAGGAACGCTTCGACCGGACCAAGCCCGATTTCTCCGCCATCGCGCCCAAGCTGGTGCAGGCGCAGGCCCAGGCCGTGCTCATGGTCGCATCGGGGGCCGCTACCGCCGAAGGCTACGCGGCCTTCCGGGCGGCCGGTTCGAGCGCCCAGCTCGTCACGCTCTCCAACAACGCATCGTCCGGATTCGCCAGGAGCCTGGGCGCGAATGCGCGCGGCGTCATCGTCACGCAGGTGTTCCCCAACGAACGTGCCACGAACTACCCGCTCGTGCGCGAAGCACACGAGCTGGCGAAGGCGCGCGGCAAGGAAGTGAGCCCCGCCATGCTCGAGGGCATGGCCGCTGCCAAGGTGCTCGTGGAAGGGCTGCGCCGCGCGGGCTCCAAGCCCACGCGCGAACGCCTGCAGGCGGCGCTGGAAGGCATCCAGAAATTCGACATCGGCGGCCTGGAGGTCAACTTCAGTCCCGAAGACCACACGGGCCTGGATTTCGCCGACCTGTCCATCATCGGCACCGACGGCAAGTTCCGCCGCTGA